The Clostridium chauvoei genome has a window encoding:
- the glmS gene encoding glutamine--fructose-6-phosphate transaminase (isomerizing), translating into MCGIVGFVGNREASPILVEGLSKLEYRGYDSAGVAVLENKEIKVRKFKGRLKNLEENLNEQPIDGHIGIGHTRWATHGEPSDVNSHPHSNGDATISVVHNGIIENYIKLREWLTSKGYEFQSETDTEVIPNLVDYYYNGDLFEAVTKATAKMEGSYAIGVICKNEPDKLIAVRKDSPLIVGIGEGEYFIASDIPAVLGYTRDVYLLEDKEFVILTNDGVELKTEDGEKIEKEVYHVTWDVDAAEKGGYEDFMLKEIHEQPKAIKDTLSSRISHDHKVSLENIEITKEELEAFDRVFIVACGTAYHAGLLGKVAIERLAKIPVEVDIASEFRYRDPLITEKSLLIVISQSGETADTLAVLRDAKRIGAKVLAVTNVVGSSVSREAHHVLYTWAGPEIAVASTKAYETQLIAMYIIAMYFGETKGVLSEEMAKELKDELLSLPDKVEEILKQKDELQKFASKNYMDKDLFFLGRGVDYAVALEGSLKLKEISYIHSEAYAGGELKHGPIALIEKGTPVIALLAEDKLKEKMISNIREVITRGARVLSIANIGDKEAEQVSEDVIYIPKTNSLLSPVLSVVPLQLISYYMAKQKGCDVDKPRNLAKSVTVE; encoded by the coding sequence ATGTGCGGAATAGTTGGATTTGTAGGAAATAGAGAAGCATCTCCTATATTAGTAGAGGGATTATCAAAACTAGAATATAGAGGATATGACTCAGCAGGAGTTGCGGTTTTAGAAAATAAAGAAATAAAGGTTAGAAAATTTAAGGGACGTCTTAAAAATTTAGAAGAAAACCTTAATGAACAACCAATAGATGGACATATAGGAATAGGACACACTAGATGGGCGACTCATGGAGAACCATCAGATGTAAATTCACATCCTCATAGTAATGGAGATGCGACAATAAGTGTAGTTCACAATGGAATAATTGAAAACTATATTAAATTAAGAGAATGGTTAACATCAAAGGGATATGAATTCCAATCAGAAACTGATACAGAAGTTATACCTAACTTAGTTGATTACTACTATAATGGTGATTTATTTGAAGCTGTTACAAAAGCAACAGCTAAAATGGAAGGAAGCTATGCAATTGGTGTTATTTGCAAGAATGAACCAGATAAGCTTATAGCAGTTAGAAAAGATAGTCCATTAATAGTAGGAATAGGAGAAGGCGAATACTTCATAGCTTCAGATATTCCAGCAGTTCTTGGATACACAAGAGATGTTTATCTTTTAGAAGATAAAGAATTTGTAATTTTAACTAATGATGGTGTTGAACTTAAAACAGAAGATGGAGAAAAGATTGAAAAAGAAGTTTATCATGTAACTTGGGATGTTGATGCAGCTGAAAAGGGTGGATATGAAGATTTCATGCTTAAAGAAATTCATGAACAGCCAAAAGCTATAAAAGATACTCTTTCATCAAGAATATCTCATGATCATAAAGTATCATTAGAAAATATAGAAATAACAAAAGAAGAGTTAGAAGCATTTGATAGAGTATTTATAGTTGCTTGTGGAACTGCTTATCATGCTGGATTATTAGGAAAAGTAGCAATTGAAAGATTAGCTAAAATTCCAGTTGAGGTTGATATAGCTTCAGAATTTAGATATAGAGATCCATTAATAACAGAAAAGTCACTATTAATAGTAATAAGTCAATCAGGTGAAACAGCAGATACATTAGCAGTTTTAAGAGATGCTAAGAGAATAGGTGCAAAAGTTTTAGCTGTAACTAATGTAGTAGGAAGCTCAGTTTCAAGAGAAGCTCATCATGTTTTATATACATGGGCAGGTCCTGAAATAGCTGTTGCATCTACAAAAGCTTATGAAACTCAACTTATAGCAATGTATATAATAGCAATGTATTTTGGAGAAACAAAGGGTGTTTTATCAGAAGAAATGGCTAAAGAGTTAAAAGATGAGTTATTAAGCTTACCAGATAAGGTAGAAGAAATATTAAAACAAAAAGATGAATTACAAAAGTTCGCTTCAAAGAACTATATGGATAAAGATTTATTTTTCTTAGGAAGAGGAGTAGATTATGCAGTTGCATTAGAAGGATCATTAAAGTTAAAAGAAATATCATATATTCATTCAGAAGCTTATGCTGGTGGAGAATTAAAACATGGTCCTATAGCATTAATAGAAAAAGGAACTCCTGTAATTGCTTTATTAGCAGAAGATAAATTAAAAGAAAAAATGATAAGTAATATAAGAGAAGTTATTACAAGAGGGGCTAGAGTTTTATCAATAGCTAATATAGGAGATAAAGAAGCTGAACAAGTATCAGAAGATGTAATCTATATACCAAAAACAAACTCATTATTATCACCAGTATTATCAGTAGTACCATTACAATTAATATCTTATTACATGGCAAAACAAAAGGGTTGTGATGTTGATAAGCCAAGAAATCTTGCGAAATCAGTAACAGTAGAATAA
- a CDS encoding ABC transporter permease, which yields MKFSDLVQIIWRNMWKRRTRTIFTMSGVVIGCLAVFIISSITNGFQKYLTDEMESLMDTSVITLMPYWGEKGDEKEDSNKKTKLDSKCINELKEQNFILEVMPKKYTYVTTKMNKKEGHARVLATDFISNKEEDLLFGRYPRNGSKEIVLGYESAKELLGYTWEEKVKSDDEFNKLIGKNMKLGVEAGYDEKGNPLNSKKFTAKIVGVLSNGKMEYNYLVQAPVKFVDSIIKSNEQLPKEEIDKQLNTYEEIGVKIDDKSKLAEYEETLKSMGYSTRSFVDFEKQSRTMLLGVSLVLGTLAGISLLVAALGITNTMDMAIYERNKEIGVIKVIGGSLNDVRKIFVGEACAISLTGGVISIILGVIVDLIINYVGKSVTQSMMGQTIPAIAIPSLGLVVGILTFSLFIGFIAGIIPANKAAKTDVITAIR from the coding sequence ATGAAATTTAGTGATTTAGTTCAAATCATATGGAGAAACATGTGGAAAAGACGTACCAGAACTATATTTACCATGAGTGGTGTAGTTATAGGATGTCTTGCAGTATTTATAATAAGTTCCATAACAAATGGATTCCAAAAGTATCTAACAGATGAGATGGAAAGCTTAATGGATACATCGGTTATAACTTTGATGCCCTATTGGGGAGAAAAAGGTGATGAAAAAGAAGATTCTAATAAAAAAACTAAACTAGATAGCAAATGTATAAATGAACTTAAAGAGCAAAATTTTATATTAGAAGTAATGCCTAAAAAATATACTTATGTAACTACTAAAATGAATAAAAAAGAAGGTCATGCAAGAGTATTAGCAACGGATTTTATATCAAATAAAGAAGAGGATTTATTATTTGGTAGATATCCTAGAAACGGAAGTAAAGAGATAGTTTTAGGCTATGAAAGCGCTAAAGAACTTTTAGGCTATACTTGGGAAGAAAAAGTTAAAAGTGATGATGAATTTAATAAACTAATAGGTAAAAATATGAAATTAGGAGTGGAAGCAGGATATGATGAAAAGGGAAATCCCTTAAATTCAAAAAAATTCACTGCAAAGATTGTTGGAGTATTAAGTAATGGTAAGATGGAATATAACTATTTAGTTCAAGCTCCAGTAAAATTTGTAGATAGTATTATAAAATCAAATGAACAGCTTCCAAAAGAAGAAATTGACAAACAATTAAACACATATGAAGAAATAGGCGTTAAAATTGATGATAAAAGTAAATTAGCAGAATATGAAGAAACATTAAAGTCTATGGGTTACTCAACTAGGTCATTTGTAGATTTTGAAAAACAAAGCAGAACTATGCTTTTAGGAGTAAGTTTAGTTCTTGGAACTTTAGCTGGAATATCTTTATTAGTTGCAGCATTAGGAATAACAAATACAATGGATATGGCTATATATGAAAGAAACAAAGAGATAGGAGTAATAAAAGTTATTGGTGGAAGTCTAAATGATGTTAGAAAGATTTTCGTTGGAGAAGCTTGTGCTATATCATTAACAGGTGGAGTTATATCTATTATATTGGGTGTAATAGTTGATTTAATAATTAATTATGTAGGAAAATCAGTAACACAATCAATGATGGGACAAACTATTCCGGCAATAGCTATACCAAGTTTAGGATTAGTTGTAGGTATATTAACATTTAGTTTATTTATAGGATTTATAGCTGGAATAATTCCAGCCAATAAAGCTGCAAAAACAGATGTAATAACAGCAATTAGATAA
- a CDS encoding GIY-YIG nuclease family protein, with the protein MNYVYILKCVDGTLYTGWTNNLEKRLKAHSSGKGAKYTRCRLPVELVYYEVYEDKISAMKREYEIKKLKRNEKLELIKK; encoded by the coding sequence ATGAACTATGTATATATATTAAAATGTGTAGATGGAACTTTATATACTGGATGGACAAATAATTTAGAAAAGAGGCTAAAAGCTCATTCATCAGGAAAAGGGGCGAAATATACAAGGTGTAGATTACCGGTAGAACTAGTATATTATGAAGTATATGAAGATAAAATTAGTGCTATGAAAAGAGAATATGAAATAAAGAAACTAAAAAGAAATGAAAAATTAGAGCTAATAAAAAAATAG
- a CDS encoding DUF4878 domain-containing protein produces MRLKKFMILINISICILILVGCGQDVSKNPQEVTLAFTDALYGGDFKMADTYLKYPKYNKLTNNDEKLKGMYETLFKKSKIEILDAIENDNLATIKVKVNSIDLQQVEKYILTNTPKILRENKIETTGDEADEVLYKETINKINDSSTGIKETEVNIYLENEDKKWKITDESELITAMEGN; encoded by the coding sequence ATGAGATTAAAAAAATTTATGATATTAATTAATATTTCTATATGTATTTTAATTTTAGTAGGATGTGGACAAGATGTAAGTAAAAATCCACAAGAAGTGACCTTAGCATTTACAGATGCACTTTATGGAGGAGATTTTAAAATGGCAGATACTTATTTAAAATATCCTAAATATAATAAACTGACAAATAATGATGAAAAGTTAAAAGGTATGTACGAAACATTATTTAAAAAATCTAAAATTGAAATATTAGATGCAATAGAAAATGATAATTTGGCTACAATAAAAGTAAAAGTTAACTCTATAGATTTACAACAGGTAGAAAAATATATATTAACAAATACTCCTAAAATACTTAGGGAGAATAAAATAGAAACTACTGGAGATGAAGCAGATGAAGTTTTATATAAAGAAACTATAAATAAGATTAATGATTCTTCTACTGGTATTAAAGAAACAGAAGTAAATATATATTTAGAAAATGAAGATAAGAAGTGGAAGATAACAGATGAGAGTGAATTAATAACAGCAATGGAAGGGAATTAG
- a CDS encoding IS1182 family transposase has translation MQLKNILQQNYTVNRKFYQLKLPFDIDCIISENDSVRLLSQFVEEMDLTDLYSTYSKIRENQVSPTNMLKIVLYGYMNGFYSSRDIETACLRDINFMFLLEGASAPDHSTFARFRSLHFAPCAEKILAEMSNFLYEIGEISGRSIFIDGTKIEAYANKYTFVWKKAVTKNMAKLLTKIADLVKECEELYGIKLIYKNKVQMRHVKKLKKRLYELKKIETIEFVHGCGKRKSPLQKSIEKLEEYLSKFKEYNQKVYTCGERNSYSKTDNDATFMRMKEDAMKNGQLKPAYNVQHGVDAEYISWLTVGPQPTDTTTLIPFLKSMEWHLNFKYSKIVADAGYESEENYSFIEDNNQIAFIKPSNYEISKTRKYKNDIGRIENMDYDAENDLFICQNGKTLKVNDIKFKKSKTGYESEKTIYSCEDCSNCSFKSKCIKGNNSKIPLGERTKKLETSKKFNRQRKEDLERIITDEGILLRMNRSIQAEGSFAQVKHDMNFRRFMCRGQKNVLAESILIAMAHNVNKLHNKIQSNRTGKHLFELKEAL, from the coding sequence ATGCAACTAAAAAATATTTTACAACAAAATTATACTGTAAATCGAAAGTTTTATCAATTAAAACTTCCTTTTGATATAGATTGCATAATTTCAGAAAATGATTCGGTGAGATTACTAAGTCAGTTTGTAGAGGAGATGGATTTAACTGACCTATATTCTACTTATTCTAAAATAAGAGAAAATCAAGTATCGCCAACGAACATGTTAAAGATTGTGCTTTATGGATATATGAATGGTTTCTATTCTTCACGAGATATAGAAACAGCATGTCTTAGAGATATAAATTTTATGTTTTTACTCGAAGGGGCATCTGCTCCGGATCACTCAACATTTGCAAGATTTAGAAGTTTACATTTTGCTCCATGTGCTGAAAAGATATTGGCTGAAATGTCTAATTTTCTTTATGAGATTGGAGAAATATCAGGCAGATCAATATTTATTGATGGTACTAAAATAGAAGCTTATGCAAATAAATATACATTCGTTTGGAAAAAAGCTGTGACAAAAAACATGGCTAAATTATTAACAAAAATAGCCGACCTTGTAAAAGAATGCGAAGAACTTTATGGTATTAAATTGATTTATAAAAATAAAGTTCAAATGAGGCACGTAAAAAAGCTAAAGAAAAGGCTTTATGAATTAAAGAAAATTGAAACTATTGAATTCGTCCACGGATGTGGTAAAAGAAAATCACCACTTCAAAAATCTATAGAGAAGCTTGAAGAGTATCTTTCAAAATTCAAAGAATATAACCAAAAAGTATACACCTGCGGAGAAAGAAATAGTTATTCAAAAACAGATAATGACGCTACTTTTATGAGAATGAAAGAAGATGCTATGAAAAATGGTCAACTTAAACCTGCTTATAATGTACAACACGGTGTTGATGCAGAATATATTTCGTGGCTTACTGTGGGACCACAGCCAACAGATACTACTACATTAATACCCTTTTTAAAAAGTATGGAATGGCATCTAAATTTTAAATATTCAAAAATAGTTGCTGATGCTGGCTATGAAAGTGAAGAGAATTACTCATTTATTGAGGATAATAATCAAATAGCATTTATTAAACCTTCTAATTATGAAATATCAAAGACAAGAAAGTATAAGAATGATATTGGCAGAATAGAAAATATGGATTATGACGCTGAGAATGATTTATTTATTTGCCAGAATGGTAAGACTCTAAAAGTCAATGATATAAAGTTCAAGAAATCTAAAACAGGATATGAAAGTGAAAAAACAATTTATTCATGTGAGGACTGTAGTAATTGTAGCTTTAAGAGTAAATGTATTAAAGGAAATAATTCTAAAATTCCATTGGGGGAAAGAACTAAGAAACTTGAAACTTCAAAAAAGTTTAATCGTCAAAGAAAAGAAGATTTAGAAAGAATTATTACTGATGAAGGCATCTTACTTAGAATGAATAGAAGTATTCAAGCAGAAGGCTCTTTTGCACAAGTAAAACATGATATGAATTTCAGAAGATTTATGTGTCGTGGTCAAAAGAATGTTTTAGCAGAAAGCATCCTAATTGCTATGGCTCATAATGTTAATAAATTACATAACAAAATACAATCTAACCGAACTGGTAAGCATTTATTTGAGCTAAAAGAAGCTTTATAG
- a CDS encoding ABC transporter ATP-binding protein translates to MSKIVECNDISKSFKVGSIKTDILKGITLSINEGEFVAVVGESGSGKSTFLNILGGLMSADKGDIFIGDVQVDKLGENQLALFRRNNMGFIFQSYNLMPQLSALENVEMPLIFSGVPKKERIKRAKEMLERVGLGDRINHKPSELSGGQQQRVSIARALINNPKIILADEPTGNLDSKTSIEILDLLKELNRKYNMTFVVVTHSHVVYNYADKIIKMEDGLLCKEGDKYNE, encoded by the coding sequence GTGAGTAAAATTGTTGAATGTAATGATATTAGCAAATCATTTAAAGTAGGTTCAATAAAAACTGATATACTTAAAGGAATAACTTTAAGTATAAATGAAGGTGAATTTGTTGCAGTTGTAGGTGAGTCAGGATCAGGAAAATCTACATTTTTAAATATATTAGGTGGATTAATGTCTGCAGATAAAGGAGACATATTCATTGGGGACGTTCAAGTAGATAAATTAGGTGAAAATCAATTAGCTTTATTTAGAAGAAATAACATGGGGTTTATATTTCAATCTTATAATTTAATGCCTCAATTATCAGCGCTTGAAAACGTTGAGATGCCACTTATTTTTTCAGGAGTTCCTAAAAAGGAGAGAATTAAAAGAGCAAAGGAAATGTTAGAAAGAGTTGGTTTAGGAGATAGAATTAATCATAAGCCTAGTGAGTTATCAGGAGGACAACAACAAAGAGTTTCTATAGCTAGAGCATTAATTAATAATCCTAAAATAATTCTAGCTGACGAGCCAACTGGTAATTTAGATAGTAAGACAAGCATTGAAATATTAGATTTATTAAAAGAACTTAACAGAAAATATAATATGACATTTGTAGTTGTAACACACTCTCATGTGGTTTATAACTATGCAGATAAAATTATTAAAATGGAAGATGGATTATTATGCAAAGAGGGGGATAAATATAATGAATAA
- a CDS encoding PAS domain S-box protein has translation MHKKPIFFIITLIYISFGVEYIYVSLFLSESKESLLGIVPVLISTYLFRSILILFTILKSNKITEKLCRNKMISIILTSIVTIGLLSAEVNYINLNSIRENSNFVIFMSVIMIIYHFFILSILALRSIEEVEFIYTIIISSISIFTIKRIYSLGHWNGHNCYISSVCKLLTFLGFFILLVGVFIEIIRKVRENELLKQELKVFYDLTEYNQHNNVVIFNGEKKPVYANARVRYSSSKFSTKNVKKLSCLENLSLNKISEEQSNVIYDRVTKDSFYKGVVLCENNNALKLDVQKIKVNTADEVFVATYRDITKDYKMNEQLKINESKLKSITENIKDLILMIDMDENITYVNNAVIELLGYKKEELLNSKYSLILEKKNSIDIISKNLKESPYKEHKLICKNNKEIYVESIISQVESNNVESAGYIIVARDLTYRNELESLKIKYKEMKEYERIRKNTK, from the coding sequence ATGCATAAGAAACCTATATTTTTTATAATTACGTTAATATATATTAGTTTTGGAGTAGAGTATATTTATGTAAGTTTATTTTTAAGTGAAAGTAAAGAGAGTCTTTTAGGAATAGTTCCAGTATTAATATCAACATATTTATTTAGAAGTATTTTGATATTATTTACTATACTAAAAAGTAACAAGATAACAGAAAAATTATGTAGAAATAAAATGATATCAATTATTCTTACATCTATAGTTACTATAGGTTTGTTAAGTGCAGAAGTAAATTATATTAATTTAAATTCAATAAGGGAAAATTCTAATTTTGTTATATTTATGTCTGTAATTATGATAATATATCATTTTTTTATTTTATCTATTTTAGCACTAAGAAGTATTGAAGAGGTAGAATTTATATATACCATAATAATATCAAGTATAAGTATTTTTACAATAAAGAGAATTTATAGTTTAGGCCATTGGAATGGTCATAACTGTTATATAAGTTCAGTATGTAAACTACTAACTTTCTTAGGGTTTTTCATCCTTTTAGTAGGAGTGTTTATAGAAATTATAAGAAAAGTAAGAGAAAATGAATTATTAAAACAAGAACTTAAAGTTTTTTATGACCTTACTGAATACAATCAACATAATAATGTTGTTATATTTAATGGAGAAAAGAAACCAGTATATGCTAATGCTCGTGTACGATATTCTAGTAGTAAATTTTCAACGAAAAATGTAAAAAAATTAAGCTGTTTAGAAAATTTAAGCTTAAATAAAATTTCAGAAGAACAATCTAATGTAATATATGATAGAGTTACTAAAGATAGTTTTTATAAAGGCGTTGTACTATGTGAAAATAATAATGCTTTGAAACTAGATGTACAAAAAATTAAAGTTAACACAGCTGATGAGGTTTTTGTTGCAACTTATAGGGATATAACTAAAGATTATAAAATGAATGAACAATTGAAAATTAATGAAAGTAAGCTTAAAAGTATAACTGAAAATATAAAAGATCTAATATTAATGATAGATATGGATGAAAATATTACTTATGTAAATAATGCTGTTATTGAATTATTAGGTTATAAAAAAGAAGAGCTTTTAAATAGTAAATATTCATTAATACTAGAAAAGAAAAATTCAATTGATATAATATCAAAAAATTTAAAGGAGAGTCCTTATAAAGAACATAAGTTAATATGTAAAAATAATAAAGAAATATATGTAGAATCTATAATAAGTCAAGTTGAAAGTAATAACGTTGAATCAGCAGGATATATTATTGTAGCAAGAGATTTAACTTATAGAAATGAACTTGAGAGCTTAAAGATAAAATATAAAGAGATGAAAGAATACGAAAGAATACGAAAGAATACGAAATGA
- a CDS encoding DUF1540 domain-containing protein produces the protein MPKLNCCANNCTHNSENYCCRNQIDVGGENATHSGGTCCESFQESDGSFTNSIQSPNTNLSIACNATNCIHNSNCQCDAESVSVSGVSACTSEQTECSSFYAR, from the coding sequence ATGCCAAAATTAAATTGTTGTGCTAATAATTGCACACATAATAGTGAAAATTATTGTTGTAGAAATCAAATAGATGTTGGTGGAGAAAATGCAACACATTCTGGAGGAACTTGTTGTGAAAGTTTCCAAGAATCAGATGGATCATTTACAAATAGTATCCAAAGTCCAAATACAAATTTATCAATAGCATGTAATGCTACAAATTGTATTCATAATAGTAATTGTCAATGTGACGCAGAATCAGTATCTGTAAGTGGAGTTTCAGCTTGTACTTCAGAACAAACTGAATGTAGTAGTTTCTACGCTAGATAA
- the add gene encoding adenosine deaminase — protein sequence MDLLKLPKIELHCHLDGSLRPETIVDIAKKEGIEIPSFDIDTIKKELVAPLECESLDEYLKRFSLPNLVMQSKENLRRISFELLEDAAKENVKYIEVRFAPLLHINKGLSLEEIIESVIDGINDAQNKYDIQGRVILSCMRTMAPDRVYEVIEAGRRFLGKGVVAVDLCASEEAGFCEKFVEPIAKAREYGYRVTIHAGETGIGKNVLDAVELLGAERIGHGVFIKDCEDAYKIVKEKEIVLEMCPTSNVQTKAVRSFNEHPIYNFHRDGIKVTLNTDNRTVSNTNMINEINIVSNEFKINNEDYKKIYYNSIDSCFADLDTKNKLKEYI from the coding sequence ATGGATTTATTAAAATTACCTAAAATAGAATTACACTGTCATTTAGATGGAAGCCTTAGACCAGAAACAATAGTTGATATAGCAAAAAAAGAGGGGATAGAGATACCATCTTTTGATATTGATACTATAAAAAAAGAACTTGTAGCTCCATTAGAATGTGAATCGCTAGATGAATATTTAAAAAGATTTTCACTTCCTAACTTAGTAATGCAATCAAAAGAAAATTTAAGAAGAATTTCATTTGAGCTTCTTGAAGATGCAGCAAAAGAAAATGTAAAATATATTGAAGTTAGATTTGCACCACTATTACATATTAACAAAGGATTGAGTTTAGAAGAAATAATAGAGAGTGTAATTGATGGGATAAACGATGCACAAAATAAATATGATATACAAGGACGTGTAATATTATCTTGCATGAGAACTATGGCACCAGATAGAGTATATGAAGTAATAGAAGCAGGTAGAAGATTCCTTGGAAAGGGAGTTGTTGCTGTTGATTTATGTGCATCAGAGGAAGCAGGATTTTGCGAAAAATTTGTAGAGCCTATTGCTAAAGCTAGAGAATATGGATATAGAGTGACTATTCATGCTGGAGAAACAGGAATTGGCAAAAATGTTTTAGATGCAGTTGAACTTTTAGGAGCAGAAAGAATAGGACATGGAGTTTTTATAAAAGATTGCGAAGATGCATATAAGATAGTTAAAGAAAAAGAAATTGTACTTGAAATGTGTCCAACTAGTAATGTACAAACAAAAGCTGTTAGAAGCTTTAATGAACATCCTATATATAATTTTCATAGAGATGGGATAAAAGTAACGTTAAATACGGATAATAGAACAGTATCAAATACAAATATGATTAATGAAATTAATATAGTGTCAAATGAATTCAAAATAAATAATGAAGATTATAAAAAGATATATTATAATAGCATAGATTCATGCTTTGCTGATTTAGATACAAAAAACAAACTTAAAGAATATATTTAA
- a CDS encoding DDE-type integrase/transposase/recombinase — protein MDSIITYLITYNQYLIAIIGQLLLFISKHIPLNQMIFDDSNSPEYQKFKVDKLPTIIRFEKVDYILLLAYYKHKYNKTVKPVQRRNGKSIPKKTKCPKCGAPHEYIYDNNGSKGQFQCKVCGLTFKETNHTTKPIVFICPYCGATLTEQKQRKHFKIHKCNNSKCLYYQRNLKNLPKNIDPCDKYKYKLHYIYREFNINFFKMDLYPISKHATGFSFKKFSPHIMELCLTYHVNCKMSTRQTAHVLKEVHGIKISHRTVANYALTAAAVIKPFVDTFDYKPSKILSADETYIKVKGIKHYVWIVMDACKRSILGYQVSDTRDTGPCILAMRMAFDKFKDFPGKSLNFVADGYSSYPLAKQQFELEKNKEFNLTQVIGLTNDDPVSEEFRWVKQVVERLNRTFKSSYRGTCGYGSDEGALYGFSLWVAYYNFLRPHPYNYWRPLNELKQLDGIDNMSAKWQILISLGQQTILHMQESQTS, from the coding sequence ATGGATTCAATTATAACTTATTTAATTACTTATAATCAATATTTAATTGCCATTATCGGTCAATTACTTTTATTCATCTCAAAACATATTCCACTTAACCAGATGATATTTGATGATTCTAATAGTCCAGAATACCAAAAATTCAAAGTAGATAAGCTACCCACAATTATTAGATTTGAAAAGGTAGACTATATATTACTTTTAGCTTATTACAAACATAAATATAACAAGACCGTAAAACCCGTCCAAAGACGGAACGGGAAGTCTATCCCTAAAAAAACTAAATGTCCTAAGTGTGGTGCACCACATGAATATATATACGATAACAATGGCAGTAAAGGACAGTTTCAATGTAAAGTTTGTGGTCTTACATTTAAAGAAACTAATCACACAACTAAACCAATAGTATTTATATGTCCTTATTGCGGTGCTACGCTTACGGAACAAAAGCAACGCAAGCACTTTAAAATACATAAATGCAATAATTCTAAATGCTTATACTATCAAAGAAATCTTAAGAATCTTCCAAAGAATATTGATCCTTGTGATAAATACAAGTATAAGCTTCATTACATATATCGTGAATTTAATATTAACTTCTTTAAAATGGATCTATATCCAATATCAAAACATGCTACCGGATTTAGTTTTAAGAAGTTTAGCCCGCATATAATGGAACTATGCTTGACTTATCACGTTAATTGTAAAATGTCTACAAGACAAACAGCTCATGTTTTAAAAGAAGTTCATGGAATAAAAATTTCACATAGAACTGTTGCTAATTATGCTCTAACAGCAGCTGCTGTTATTAAGCCGTTTGTTGATACCTTTGATTACAAACCCTCTAAAATACTTTCTGCCGATGAAACTTATATAAAAGTAAAAGGCATTAAGCATTATGTCTGGATTGTAATGGATGCTTGTAAAAGGTCTATTCTAGGTTATCAAGTATCTGATACAAGAGATACTGGCCCTTGTATACTAGCAATGCGTATGGCTTTTGATAAGTTTAAAGACTTCCCTGGAAAATCTTTAAACTTCGTTGCCGATGGTTACAGTTCATATCCGTTAGCGAAGCAACAATTTGAATTAGAAAAAAATAAAGAATTTAATCTAACTCAAGTTATCGGACTTACTAACGATGATCCAGTATCTGAAGAATTTCGTTGGGTTAAGCAAGTTGTAGAGCGTTTAAACCGTACCTTTAAATCTTCCTACAGGGGTACCTGTGGTTATGGAAGTGATGAAGGTGCTCTTTATGGCTTCTCCCTTTGGGTTGCTTATTACAACTTCTTACGCCCGCATCCTTACAATTACTGGCGTCCTTTAAACGAATTAAAGCAACTAGATGGTATTGACAATATGTCTGCAAAGTGGCAAATTCTTATCAGTCTCGGTCAACAAACCATATTACATATGCAAGAATCACAAACTTCTTGA